In the Chryseobacterium sp. MYb264 genome, one interval contains:
- the rpiB gene encoding ribose 5-phosphate isomerase B — translation MKRKIAIAADHAGYEYKEIVKNYLSERFEVQDFGTFSTDSVDYPDFVHPAATSVENGENELGILLCGSGNGVQITANKHQKIRCALCWMPEIAVLARQHNDANMISIPARFISKEMAMEIADKFLSTDFEGGRHQNRVDKIAFC, via the coding sequence ATGAAAAGAAAAATTGCTATTGCCGCTGACCATGCAGGTTACGAGTATAAGGAGATTGTTAAGAACTATCTTTCGGAAAGGTTTGAAGTTCAGGATTTTGGAACGTTTTCCACAGACAGTGTGGATTATCCGGACTTTGTACACCCTGCTGCAACATCTGTTGAGAATGGAGAAAATGAATTGGGGATTTTACTTTGCGGAAGTGGAAATGGTGTTCAGATCACGGCGAACAAGCATCAGAAGATTCGTTGTGCACTTTGCTGGATGCCCGAGATTGCAGTACTGGCGAGACAACATAACGATGCCAATATGATTTCTATCCCGGCAAGGTTTATATCTAAGGAAATGGCCATGGAAATTGCAGACAAATTTCTTTCCACAGATTTTGAAGGCGGAAGACATCAGAACAGAGTAGACAAAATAGCATTTTGTTAA
- a CDS encoding YraN family protein produces MADHNDFGKLAEDLAVDYLNKNGYKILVRNFRFQKAEVDIIAERDDLTIVVEVKARSTDFFILPQEAITKAKIRSIVSATDYFMEKSARDQEVRFDIISLLPDENGNLVIEHIPDAFEAFDAN; encoded by the coding sequence ATGGCAGATCACAATGACTTCGGAAAATTAGCAGAGGATTTGGCAGTTGATTATTTAAATAAAAACGGGTATAAAATTCTGGTGCGGAACTTTCGTTTTCAAAAAGCGGAAGTTGATATTATTGCCGAAAGAGATGATCTGACTATTGTGGTAGAGGTAAAAGCAAGATCTACGGATTTTTTCATTTTGCCTCAGGAGGCCATTACAAAAGCTAAAATACGATCTATAGTTTCCGCGACCGATTATTTTATGGAAAAATCCGCAAGAGATCAGGAGGTGAGGTTTGATATTATCTCTTTACTTCCGGATGAAAACGGAAATTTAGTAATTGAACATATTCCCGATGCCTTCGAAGCATTTGATGCTAATTAA
- a CDS encoding LysE family translocator: MFELILSAVGLGFMLSLVFIGPIFFLLIETSFSRGPKHALSLDLGVITADIICIIGSYYAIKRYSSKELSEVMDSHPVFYWVTSVLIFVYGIYMILSKTKMHVQNENNLISQNYLKTFFNGFLFNFLNIGVLLFWLVTVITVRKEYPNNHHFVLYLAIIILTYFTIDLVKIFLAKQFHYKLTQNVANNIRKIVGCVLILFSIFIFLQSFPRFNQFDKRLEEAEKTEIKYQKNK; the protein is encoded by the coding sequence ATGTTTGAACTTATATTATCTGCTGTTGGACTTGGCTTTATGTTAAGTTTAGTGTTCATAGGACCAATCTTTTTTCTTTTGATAGAAACAAGCTTTTCACGCGGTCCAAAACATGCTCTCTCACTTGATTTGGGGGTAATTACGGCAGATATAATATGCATTATAGGATCTTATTATGCAATAAAAAGATATTCTAGTAAAGAATTATCAGAAGTGATGGATAGTCATCCTGTCTTTTATTGGGTGACTTCTGTACTTATATTTGTATATGGGATTTACATGATACTTTCTAAAACTAAAATGCATGTACAAAATGAAAACAACCTTATTAGTCAAAATTATTTAAAAACCTTTTTTAATGGCTTTCTTTTTAATTTCTTGAATATTGGTGTTTTATTATTCTGGTTAGTAACTGTAATAACAGTAAGAAAAGAATATCCTAATAATCATCATTTTGTACTGTATTTAGCAATTATTATATTAACTTACTTTACAATAGACTTAGTAAAGATTTTTTTGGCAAAGCAGTTTCATTACAAACTTACCCAAAATGTTGCTAATAACATCAGAAAAATAGTTGGTTGTGTACTAATCTTATTTAGTATTTTTATTTTTTTGCAAAGCTTCCCTAGATTCAATCAGTTTGATAAAAGACTGGAAGAAGCAGAAAAAACTGAAATAAAATATCAAAAGAACAAATGA
- the porW gene encoding type IX secretion system periplasmic lipoprotein PorW/SprE: MKKNILFLLVACIVISCGTKVKRPEQRSKFMKGFTTYYNTLFNAKDALNTEFETRDKSHKDNFYAPYIPILTYEDQPLGSDLGQSSAFAENSMKMAEINRTPAAGNTVKMPGMPGMPGLSGASTNSFGKSTKETEQAAPQGATALEIAEAKALKSINKYSVIRNGEEKNKQIFEAYMILAQSRIYRGKSLEALDALNYVFSHMKEDKRIPLARIYQGLAYAQLKDYHKAHETFAKLQDEKISKTYQKLLSIYYAESLLDANKKDEAIKELDRAFELNSNRKLKSRIAFLRGQVLQNSGQSDKARESFMAAYKYANDFEFEVKSQIEVAKTFNGKGDYEGGKKYLEGISKKGTYGSRKNEFLYALGLMADKAGKKEEAQQLFRKSLLEKISDPQIRGLAYYEIGQGYLSKNDYIGAGTYYDSALAVMTYEPSKVLLKDQSTNIKKISKNYYLIKKNDSILSLAKMSTEQKTDFFNKYIAKLKVKEEKEELERRRAEREKGFDTGDYSSTSLFANSSNSFEDFGTVSKGFYFGNTGTVAKGSSSFKQVWGDRALVDNWRYSKKMGSSLDDMKNEALGQTAAPNPRRFEPAFYIEQIPTDAGKLSQLKKDRDTASLGLGIMYQNYFTNTPLATKTLYDLVDVQPEEKVMLQALYEIFAMNHEKNPAASERAKSILLKDYPYSSFAEFARNPKSNTFVKSSEETENEYKKAYALYESEKFTESKDILDQAIQKNPKDALVPKLSLLNAFNAGKSSGKEVMILQLEQIVLNYAKTPEGLKAKEMLNYLKSDLAFQATDNKGNSIPQTPGEGGNLMPSQSAVQGNNKKSSNIKTSSSVQNQNKQQPQQVIQNNSNLLIDDLNAAPQPVPEQKKSKKVPLNPNSQAPKAQ; encoded by the coding sequence ATGAAAAAGAATATTTTATTCCTTTTAGTGGCGTGTATCGTTATTTCGTGCGGAACGAAAGTAAAAAGGCCGGAACAGCGATCCAAGTTCATGAAAGGGTTTACCACATATTACAACACCTTGTTTAATGCAAAAGATGCATTAAATACGGAGTTTGAAACCAGAGATAAGAGCCATAAAGATAACTTTTATGCTCCTTATATTCCTATTTTAACCTATGAAGATCAGCCTTTGGGAAGCGATCTGGGCCAATCATCAGCTTTCGCCGAGAATTCTATGAAAATGGCAGAGATCAACAGAACTCCTGCCGCTGGAAACACCGTAAAAATGCCCGGAATGCCGGGGATGCCGGGGCTTTCCGGGGCTAGTACGAACTCATTTGGAAAATCAACAAAGGAAACTGAACAAGCTGCCCCTCAAGGGGCTACCGCTCTTGAAATTGCCGAAGCAAAGGCATTGAAATCCATTAATAAATACTCTGTGATCAGAAATGGAGAAGAGAAAAATAAACAGATTTTCGAGGCCTATATGATTCTCGCACAATCCAGAATTTACAGAGGAAAATCATTGGAAGCACTGGATGCGCTGAACTACGTTTTCAGCCACATGAAAGAAGATAAAAGAATTCCTTTAGCCAGAATTTATCAGGGACTGGCCTACGCACAGCTCAAAGACTATCACAAAGCTCACGAAACTTTTGCTAAGCTTCAGGATGAAAAAATCAGCAAAACTTATCAGAAATTATTAAGCATCTATTATGCTGAATCTCTTTTGGATGCCAATAAAAAAGATGAGGCCATAAAAGAACTGGATCGGGCATTTGAGCTTAATTCCAACAGAAAACTCAAAAGCAGAATTGCTTTTCTGAGAGGTCAGGTTTTACAAAATTCAGGACAAAGTGACAAAGCGCGGGAAAGTTTTATGGCTGCCTATAAATATGCCAATGATTTTGAATTCGAGGTAAAATCACAAATCGAAGTCGCTAAAACATTTAATGGAAAAGGGGATTATGAAGGGGGTAAAAAATACCTTGAAGGAATCAGTAAGAAAGGAACATACGGTTCCAGAAAAAATGAATTTTTATATGCGTTGGGCTTAATGGCGGATAAAGCCGGTAAAAAAGAAGAAGCACAACAGCTGTTCAGAAAATCTCTGCTGGAAAAGATCTCAGATCCGCAGATTCGCGGACTGGCGTATTATGAAATAGGGCAGGGTTATCTCTCTAAAAATGATTATATAGGAGCCGGAACTTATTATGATTCAGCTTTGGCAGTGATGACTTATGAACCTTCCAAAGTACTCCTGAAAGACCAGTCTACCAACATTAAAAAGATCTCAAAAAATTATTATTTAATTAAGAAAAATGACAGTATTCTTAGCCTTGCAAAAATGAGCACAGAGCAGAAAACCGATTTTTTCAATAAATATATTGCCAAATTAAAAGTAAAAGAGGAAAAGGAAGAGCTTGAAAGACGCCGTGCGGAAAGAGAAAAAGGCTTTGATACGGGTGACTACAGTTCTACATCATTATTTGCCAACAGCTCCAATTCTTTTGAAGATTTCGGAACGGTATCCAAAGGCTTTTATTTTGGTAATACAGGAACCGTAGCTAAGGGAAGTTCTTCATTTAAGCAGGTATGGGGAGACAGAGCATTGGTAGATAACTGGCGTTACTCCAAGAAGATGGGCTCCTCACTTGACGACATGAAAAATGAGGCTTTAGGACAGACGGCGGCTCCTAATCCGAGACGTTTTGAACCTGCTTTCTACATCGAACAGATCCCGACGGATGCAGGAAAATTATCTCAGCTAAAAAAAGACAGGGATACTGCTTCCTTAGGATTGGGAATTATGTATCAGAATTACTTTACCAATACTCCTTTAGCCACAAAAACGCTTTATGACCTGGTAGATGTTCAGCCTGAAGAAAAAGTAATGTTACAGGCTTTGTATGAGATTTTTGCCATGAATCACGAGAAAAATCCTGCGGCTTCTGAAAGAGCGAAAAGTATACTTCTGAAAGATTATCCTTATTCGTCATTTGCTGAATTTGCAAGGAACCCCAAGAGTAACACCTTTGTAAAATCATCAGAAGAAACTGAAAATGAATACAAAAAGGCGTATGCTCTTTACGAGTCCGAAAAATTTACAGAAAGTAAAGATATTCTGGATCAGGCTATTCAGAAAAATCCAAAAGATGCATTGGTACCGAAATTATCTTTGCTAAATGCTTTCAACGCCGGAAAATCGAGTGGGAAGGAGGTTATGATTCTTCAGTTGGAACAGATCGTTCTGAACTATGCCAAGACACCTGAAGGTTTAAAGGCCAAAGAAATGCTTAATTATCTGAAAAGTGACCTTGCATTCCAGGCGACAGATAACAAAGGAAATTCAATACCGCAAACGCCTGGAGAGGGAGGAAACCTTATGCCTTCACAATCTGCGGTTCAGGGAAATAATAAAAAATCTTCCAATATTAAGACGAGCAGTTCTGTTCAGAATCAAAATAAACAACAGCCACAGCAAGTCATTCAGAATAATTCCAATTTGCTTATTGATGATCTGAATGCAGCACCGCAACCTGTGCCGGAACAGAAAAAAAGTAAAAAAGTACCCCTAAATCCAAATTCACAAGCACCGAAAGCTCAGTAA
- a CDS encoding SDR family NAD(P)-dependent oxidoreductase, with amino-acid sequence MKTILITGATSGIGKSTAEILAKQGNRIIICGRRTEVLDSVKTELSVYTDVFSLKFDVRNLVEVETAIDSLPEEWKDIDVLINNAGNAHGLDPLSAGKTDDWDSMIDGNVKGLLYVSKMIIPGMKEKKAGHIVNISSVAARQTYANGVVYCATKKAVDVISEGMRIELTEFGIKVTNIQPGAVETDFSMVRFKGDSEKASTVYAGYEPLKAEDIADSIAYCINAPKHVCISDMTIYPSAQAEPRTIYRK; translated from the coding sequence ATGAAAACAATATTGATAACCGGTGCTACTTCCGGAATTGGAAAATCTACTGCAGAAATTTTGGCTAAACAGGGAAACAGGATTATTATCTGTGGAAGAAGAACTGAAGTTTTAGATTCTGTAAAAACTGAACTTTCCGTATACACCGATGTATTTAGTTTAAAATTTGATGTTAGAAATTTAGTTGAAGTAGAAACTGCGATCGATTCTTTGCCTGAAGAGTGGAAAGATATTGATGTTTTAATCAATAATGCAGGAAATGCTCATGGGCTGGATCCATTATCAGCAGGAAAAACGGATGACTGGGACTCTATGATCGATGGAAATGTGAAAGGCCTTTTGTATGTTTCCAAGATGATTATCCCAGGAATGAAAGAGAAAAAAGCGGGGCATATTGTCAACATCAGTTCTGTGGCGGCGAGACAAACTTATGCTAATGGCGTTGTGTATTGTGCAACCAAAAAAGCAGTGGACGTAATTTCTGAAGGGATGAGGATAGAATTAACCGAATTTGGAATTAAAGTAACCAATATTCAGCCAGGAGCTGTAGAAACCGATTTTTCCATGGTAAGATTCAAGGGGGATAGTGAAAAAGCTTCTACGGTATATGCCGGATATGAGCCTTTAAAAGCGGAAGATATTGCAGATTCTATTGCTTATTGCATAAACGCTCCTAAACACGTTTGTATTTCTGATATGACCATTTACCCTTCTGCTCAGGCAGAACCAAGAACAATTTACAGAAAATAG
- a CDS encoding class I SAM-dependent methyltransferase, giving the protein MKIKDHFLSQEIFEIKETDTKGVFKTSPIPPNISKYYESEDYISHHQDSGSLKEKLYKFLQSFNLQYKKTILLDRIKKGSRVLDYGCGAGEFVKYIENDFETFGFEPDADARKAAQNKISKATILDNINLIEDHSLDAITLWHVFEHVENQDEMLEIFNRKLKEKGLLIIAVPNPTSYDAKHYKEYWAAYDVPRHIYHFSKKGMENLISKKPNWKMRKIKPLILDSYYISMLSEKYKKSPLFWLKATIYGTISNIKALFSSEFSSLIYIIEKK; this is encoded by the coding sequence ATGAAAATAAAAGATCATTTTCTTTCACAGGAAATATTTGAAATTAAAGAAACAGATACTAAAGGAGTTTTCAAGACCTCCCCTATTCCACCGAATATTTCAAAATATTACGAAAGTGAAGATTATATTTCCCATCATCAGGATTCAGGAAGTTTAAAAGAAAAGCTTTATAAATTTTTACAGTCATTCAATTTACAGTATAAAAAAACGATACTTTTAGACAGAATAAAAAAAGGTTCAAGAGTATTAGACTATGGTTGTGGCGCAGGAGAATTTGTAAAATATATAGAAAATGACTTTGAAACATTCGGATTTGAACCGGATGCTGATGCAAGAAAAGCTGCTCAGAATAAAATTTCAAAAGCAACAATTCTGGATAATATTAATCTTATTGAAGATCACAGTTTAGATGCTATTACCTTATGGCATGTATTTGAGCATGTAGAAAATCAGGATGAGATGCTTGAGATCTTTAATAGAAAATTAAAAGAAAAAGGATTGCTTATTATTGCTGTTCCCAATCCAACTTCTTACGATGCAAAACACTATAAAGAATATTGGGCTGCTTATGATGTACCGAGACACATCTACCATTTTTCTAAAAAAGGAATGGAAAACTTAATTTCTAAGAAGCCCAACTGGAAAATGAGAAAAATAAAACCCTTGATTCTCGATTCCTATTATATCTCTATGTTGAGCGAAAAATATAAAAAATCACCACTTTTTTGGCTAAAAGCGACGATCTACGGAACGATTTCTAACATAAAAGCCCTTTTTTCTAGCGAATTTTCAAGTTTGATATACATTATCGAAAAAAAATAG
- a CDS encoding S66 peptidase family protein has product MTKIIFPKSLKKGDKIAVISPAGAVEASQLEKGINRIKSKGYEPVLGEHLYTKFSNGYHYAGTEKERLKDLNWALNDNEISAVWASRGGYGCQHLLQELNLKKFVKNPKWYIGYSDNTVIQSYLLKKGFASIHGQTIKTSSFGVTKESYELIFDILKGKTPKYTIASHQLDKKGSIKGELIGGNLALIYALLGTKYSFDFKDKILFIEDIGENFYALDRMIMSLELAGVFNKISGLIVGGMTNMGDEKDNKQYGESFDEFAYQLISDRISKYRFPVVFGFPNGHIKDNRPLIIGSQIKVKIENKVKIEF; this is encoded by the coding sequence ATGACAAAAATAATCTTTCCAAAATCCCTTAAAAAAGGTGATAAAATAGCTGTAATTTCCCCTGCAGGAGCCGTTGAAGCTTCTCAGCTGGAAAAGGGAATAAATAGGATTAAAAGCAAAGGATATGAGCCTGTTTTGGGTGAGCATCTTTACACTAAATTCTCCAACGGATACCATTATGCCGGAACAGAAAAGGAAAGATTAAAAGACCTCAATTGGGCTTTGAACGATAATGAAATTTCTGCCGTTTGGGCTTCGAGAGGAGGCTATGGATGTCAGCATCTGTTGCAGGAATTAAATCTGAAAAAATTTGTTAAAAACCCGAAATGGTATATTGGATATTCTGACAATACAGTAATCCAAAGTTATTTGTTGAAAAAAGGTTTTGCTTCCATTCATGGGCAAACCATTAAAACTTCAAGTTTTGGCGTAACGAAGGAAAGCTATGAATTGATTTTTGATATTCTAAAAGGAAAGACGCCAAAATATACAATTGCTTCCCATCAATTAGATAAAAAAGGAAGTATTAAAGGAGAATTGATTGGCGGAAATCTGGCGTTGATCTATGCTCTTTTAGGAACAAAATACTCTTTCGATTTCAAAGACAAAATTCTTTTCATTGAAGATATTGGCGAAAATTTTTATGCGCTTGACCGAATGATTATGAGTCTTGAATTAGCAGGAGTTTTCAATAAGATATCAGGGTTAATCGTTGGCGGAATGACCAATATGGGCGACGAAAAAGATAATAAACAATATGGAGAAAGCTTTGATGAATTTGCTTATCAATTGATTTCAGATAGAATTTCTAAGTATCGGTTTCCTGTTGTTTTTGGTTTCCCAAATGGGCATATTAAAGATAATCGTCCTTTGATTATCGGAAGTCAAATAAAGGTTAAGATTGAAAATAAGGTTAAGATTGAGTTTTAA
- the rnr gene encoding ribonuclease R produces MPKKRKYISQKNDHKLMEIGRLILRFMNENSTKIYNYKQISDGIDYKNPRQRELVIQALHKLQASERIKETEKGKYIINLNIKGTLTGVIDFNQSGNAYVKVEGLENDVFIHSKNVKDALQGDKVLIVTYTYKGKKLEGSVLEVLERTRTEFVGTLQVVTHKDFGFVVCDKKTINTDIFIPKGKFGGAEDGDKVIVKMTEWKPGDKNPEGEIIQVLGAPGEHETEIHSILAEYGLPYQFPEEVERDADKIDRSINDEEVAKRWDMRGITTFTIDPKDAKDFDDALSIRQLENGNWEIGVHIADVSHYVVPGTILDDEAYQRATSVYLVDRVVPMLPEVLSNDVCSLRPHEDKFTFSAVFELNDQAEIQKQWFGRTVIHSDRRFTYEEAQERIEGQDGDYKEEILVLDKLAKIMRQKRIKDGAITFDRSEVRFNLDENNQPIGVYFKISKDSNHLIEEFMLLANKKVSEFVSLNKKGGISDNTFIYRVHDDPDPAKLESLRDFVSTFGYKMDLANTKKVAESLNRLLHDVKGKGEENMIETLAMRSMSKAVYSTEPIGHYGLGFDYYSHFTSPIRRYPDLIAHRLLQHYLDGGKSPSRPELEEKAKHCSSMERLAADAERDSIKYMQVKFMEKHLGETFNGVISGVAEFGFWVEIPENGAEGLIKLRDLVDDSYTYDAKTHAVYGSRHGKRYQLGDQVQIKVVKANLIQKQLDFKIVD; encoded by the coding sequence ATGCCAAAAAAAAGAAAATATATAAGTCAAAAAAATGATCATAAACTGATGGAGATCGGAAGATTGATCCTGCGTTTTATGAACGAAAATTCTACGAAGATCTATAATTACAAACAGATCTCGGATGGAATTGATTATAAAAACCCAAGACAGAGAGAGCTGGTGATTCAGGCTTTGCATAAACTTCAGGCTTCTGAAAGAATCAAAGAAACTGAAAAAGGAAAATATATTATCAACCTTAATATAAAAGGAACATTAACCGGTGTGATTGATTTTAATCAATCCGGAAATGCTTATGTAAAAGTGGAAGGTTTAGAAAATGATGTATTTATTCATTCCAAAAACGTAAAAGATGCGTTGCAGGGCGATAAAGTTTTAATCGTAACCTATACTTATAAAGGTAAAAAGCTGGAAGGTTCGGTTTTGGAAGTTTTGGAAAGAACAAGAACGGAATTTGTAGGAACTCTTCAGGTTGTTACTCATAAAGATTTTGGGTTTGTGGTGTGTGATAAAAAGACAATCAATACTGATATTTTTATTCCAAAAGGGAAATTCGGAGGTGCCGAAGATGGTGATAAAGTCATTGTAAAGATGACAGAATGGAAGCCGGGAGATAAAAATCCTGAAGGTGAAATTATTCAGGTTTTGGGTGCTCCGGGAGAACACGAAACGGAAATTCACTCTATTCTGGCTGAATACGGTTTGCCTTATCAATTCCCTGAAGAAGTGGAAAGAGATGCTGATAAAATTGATAGAAGTATCAACGATGAAGAAGTGGCAAAACGTTGGGATATGCGTGGAATTACTACTTTTACCATTGACCCTAAAGATGCTAAAGATTTTGATGATGCCTTATCGATCAGACAATTAGAAAACGGAAACTGGGAAATCGGCGTTCATATTGCAGATGTTTCGCATTATGTTGTTCCGGGAACGATTTTAGATGATGAAGCGTATCAAAGAGCAACGTCAGTATATCTTGTAGATCGTGTTGTACCCATGCTTCCGGAGGTTTTGAGTAATGATGTATGTTCGCTTCGTCCGCATGAAGATAAGTTCACGTTCTCGGCAGTTTTTGAATTGAATGATCAGGCTGAAATCCAAAAACAATGGTTTGGAAGAACGGTTATTCATTCCGACAGAAGGTTTACCTACGAGGAAGCTCAGGAAAGAATTGAAGGACAGGATGGAGATTACAAAGAAGAAATTTTAGTTTTGGATAAACTGGCGAAAATCATGCGTCAGAAAAGAATTAAAGATGGAGCGATTACTTTTGACCGAAGTGAAGTTCGATTCAATTTAGATGAAAACAATCAGCCGATCGGAGTTTATTTTAAAATCAGTAAAGATTCCAACCATTTGATTGAAGAATTCATGCTTTTGGCAAATAAAAAAGTGTCTGAATTTGTTTCATTAAATAAAAAAGGAGGAATCAGTGATAATACCTTTATTTATAGAGTTCACGATGATCCGGATCCTGCGAAATTAGAATCTTTGAGAGATTTTGTTTCAACTTTCGGATATAAAATGGATCTTGCCAATACCAAAAAAGTGGCGGAATCTTTAAACAGATTATTGCATGACGTAAAAGGTAAAGGCGAAGAAAATATGATTGAAACCTTAGCAATGAGAAGCATGAGTAAAGCGGTTTATTCTACAGAACCGATCGGTCACTACGGTCTTGGTTTTGATTATTACAGCCACTTCACCTCTCCTATCCGTCGTTATCCGGATTTAATTGCGCACAGATTGTTGCAACATTATCTGGACGGTGGAAAATCTCCGAGCAGACCTGAATTGGAAGAGAAAGCAAAACATTGCAGTTCAATGGAAAGATTGGCCGCTGATGCGGAAAGAGATTCCATTAAGTACATGCAGGTGAAATTCATGGAAAAACATTTGGGAGAAACTTTCAATGGCGTAATTTCCGGAGTTGCAGAATTCGGTTTCTGGGTTGAAATTCCTGAAAACGGTGCCGAAGGTTTGATTAAGTTGAGAGATCTTGTAGACGATTCTTATACGTATGATGCCAAAACTCACGCAGTATACGGATCCAGACACGGAAAAAGATATCAGTTGGGAGATCAGGTTCAGATAAAAGTGGTAAAAGCAAACTTGATTCAAAAACAGTTGGATTTCAAGATAGTTGATTAA
- a CDS encoding phosphoglycerate kinase: MKTINDFNFNEKKALVRVDFNVPQDDQLKVTDNTRIAAVKPTVDKILKDGGSVILMAHLGRPKGEVKDEFSLKHILTEVSDVLGQEVKFVDECVGEKAQQAAAELKAGEILLLENLRFHNEEEKGDEAFAEQLSQLADAYVNDAFGTAHRAHASTAVIAKFFPSTKFFGLLMGKELQAIDKVLKNGERPVTAILGGSKVSTKITIIENILPAIDNLIIGGGMAFTFIKALGGKIGTSLVEEDKLPLALEILGKAKEHNVKVYLPSDTIITETFSNDSERREEDIYAIPEGWMGLDAGPKSRDQFNDVLLNSRTILWNGPIGVFEMSNFSAGTVALGESIAEATRQGAFSLVGGGDSVAFVKQFGYAEKVSYVSTGGGAMLESLEGLELPGVAAINK; encoded by the coding sequence ATGAAAACAATCAATGATTTCAATTTTAATGAAAAGAAAGCTCTTGTAAGAGTGGATTTCAATGTTCCGCAGGATGATCAGCTGAAAGTGACAGACAACACGAGAATTGCGGCTGTGAAACCTACCGTAGACAAGATTCTTAAGGACGGTGGTTCTGTAATCTTAATGGCTCACCTGGGAAGACCAAAAGGAGAGGTGAAAGATGAATTCTCACTGAAACACATTCTAACCGAAGTTTCTGATGTTTTAGGACAGGAAGTGAAGTTTGTGGATGAATGTGTAGGGGAGAAGGCTCAACAGGCAGCTGCTGAGCTTAAAGCGGGTGAAATTCTTTTATTGGAAAATCTTCGTTTTCATAATGAAGAAGAAAAAGGTGATGAAGCTTTTGCTGAGCAACTTTCTCAATTAGCAGATGCTTATGTGAATGATGCTTTTGGTACAGCGCATAGAGCACATGCTTCTACAGCTGTAATTGCTAAATTCTTTCCTTCAACTAAATTTTTCGGTTTATTGATGGGTAAAGAACTTCAGGCAATTGATAAAGTATTGAAAAATGGTGAAAGGCCTGTAACAGCTATTCTCGGTGGCTCCAAAGTTTCAACTAAAATCACCATTATAGAAAATATACTTCCTGCGATTGATAATTTAATCATCGGTGGTGGAATGGCTTTCACATTTATTAAAGCTCTAGGCGGTAAGATCGGAACTTCATTGGTGGAAGAAGACAAATTGCCTTTAGCTCTTGAAATTTTAGGAAAAGCTAAAGAACATAATGTAAAAGTATATCTTCCTTCAGATACTATTATTACTGAGACTTTCAGCAATGATTCTGAAAGAAGAGAAGAAGATATTTATGCCATTCCGGAAGGATGGATGGGATTGGATGCTGGTCCAAAATCGAGAGATCAGTTCAATGATGTATTATTGAATTCAAGAACGATTCTGTGGAACGGTCCGATTGGTGTTTTCGAAATGTCTAATTTCTCAGCAGGAACGGTTGCTCTTGGTGAGAGTATTGCTGAAGCAACAAGACAAGGAGCTTTCTCTTTAGTTGGTGGAGGGGATAGTGTTGCTTTTGTAAAACAATTCGGTTATGCAGAAAAAGTAAGTTATGTTTCTACCGGTGGGGGAGCCATGCTGGAAAGTTTGGAAGGTTTGGAACTTCCGGGAGTTGCTGCGATAAATAAGTAA
- the tsaB gene encoding tRNA (adenosine(37)-N6)-threonylcarbamoyltransferase complex dimerization subunit type 1 TsaB, with protein MKILYLETSSKNCSVAISDNEELLCLTEEVSENYKQSESLHTFVEWALEGAGISMKEIEAVSLGKGPGSYTGLRIGASSAKGFCYGLKIPLVAVNSLESMIEPFLRQNYDFVIPLIDARRMEVYTAVYDGSTGEEVSSTEAKVLDETSFEEFKDKKVIFVGDGAKKAQEILRLPNADYNDTIYPSAQYLINKSLEKIGNKEFEDIAYFEPFYLKDFHGVKKKKSED; from the coding sequence ATGAAAATCTTATACCTCGAAACGTCTTCAAAAAACTGTTCTGTAGCTATTTCTGACAATGAAGAGTTGCTGTGTCTAACTGAGGAAGTTTCTGAAAATTATAAACAGTCTGAAAGCCTTCACACTTTTGTGGAATGGGCTTTAGAAGGTGCCGGAATCTCAATGAAAGAGATCGAAGCGGTATCTTTGGGAAAAGGCCCGGGATCTTATACCGGACTGAGAATTGGTGCGTCTTCTGCTAAAGGTTTTTGCTACGGCTTAAAGATTCCATTGGTTGCCGTCAATTCTTTAGAAAGTATGATAGAGCCTTTTTTAAGGCAAAACTACGACTTTGTAATACCTTTGATCGATGCGAGGAGAATGGAGGTTTATACGGCAGTTTATGACGGTTCAACAGGAGAAGAAGTATCATCAACTGAAGCAAAGGTATTGGATGAAACTTCTTTTGAAGAATTTAAAGATAAAAAAGTGATATTCGTGGGAGACGGAGCAAAAAAAGCTCAGGAAATTTTACGGCTTCCAAATGCTGATTATAATGATACCATCTACCCTTCTGCACAGTATTTAATCAATAAATCCCTTGAAAAAATCGGTAATAAGGAGTTTGAAGATATTGCGTACTTCGAACCTTTTTATCTGAAAGACTTTCATGGAGTAAAGAAAAAGAAAAGCGAAGATTAG